From a single Azospirillum fermentarium genomic region:
- a CDS encoding acyl-CoA synthetase, which translates to MSNPYDTHLDRNAANTEALSPLSFLRRTADIYPNRPAVVHGPVRRTWKETYERCVRLASALAARGIGVGDTVAVMAPNIPESFEAHFGVPMAGAVLCALNIRLDAEALAFILGHGEAKILLTDREFSGVITKALALMPADARPIVIDIDDPQARGGSLIGEMDYEAFLATGNPAHAWTPPADEWQAIALNYTSGTTGNPKGVVYHHRGAYLNAMGNVLTWAMPHHPVYLWTLPMFHCNGWCFPWTVAAMAGVNVCLRVIAAKTIYDAMADEGVTHLCGAPIIMGLLCNAGPDQKRDVPRGIRMMTAGAAPPAAVIEKMEGLGFDITHVYGLTEVYGPVTICAWHDDWNGLPLEEKARLKARQGVRYATLEGLMVADPATLEPVPADGTTMGEVFMRGNTVMKGYLKNPKATDEAFQGGWFHTGDLGVLHPDGYIELKDRSKDIIISGGENISTIEVEGVLYRHPAVLEAAVVARPDEKWGETPCAFVTLREGMDAGEDDIIHWCRQHLAHFKCPRTVVFAPLPKTSTGKIQKFALRAHARALNDLAEAEKARQG; encoded by the coding sequence ATGAGCAACCCCTACGACACCCACCTGGACCGCAACGCCGCCAACACCGAGGCGCTGTCGCCGCTGTCGTTCCTGCGGCGCACCGCCGACATCTACCCCAACCGCCCGGCGGTGGTTCACGGACCCGTGCGGCGGACGTGGAAGGAAACCTATGAGCGCTGCGTGCGGCTGGCCTCGGCGCTGGCGGCGCGGGGGATCGGGGTGGGCGACACCGTCGCCGTCATGGCCCCCAACATCCCCGAATCCTTCGAAGCCCATTTCGGCGTGCCCATGGCCGGCGCGGTGCTGTGCGCGCTGAACATCCGCCTGGACGCCGAGGCGCTGGCCTTCATCCTCGGCCATGGGGAGGCCAAGATCCTGCTGACCGACCGGGAATTCTCCGGCGTCATCACCAAGGCGCTGGCCCTGATGCCCGCGGACGCGCGCCCCATCGTCATCGACATCGACGACCCCCAGGCCCGCGGCGGCTCCCTGATCGGGGAAATGGATTACGAGGCGTTCCTGGCCACCGGCAACCCCGCCCATGCCTGGACGCCGCCGGCGGACGAGTGGCAGGCCATCGCGCTCAACTACACCTCCGGCACCACCGGCAACCCCAAGGGCGTGGTCTATCACCACCGCGGGGCCTATCTGAACGCCATGGGCAACGTGCTGACCTGGGCCATGCCGCACCATCCGGTGTATCTGTGGACCCTGCCCATGTTCCACTGCAACGGCTGGTGCTTCCCCTGGACCGTGGCGGCCATGGCGGGGGTGAACGTCTGCCTGCGCGTCATCGCGGCCAAGACCATCTATGACGCCATGGCCGACGAGGGGGTCACCCACCTGTGCGGCGCCCCCATCATCATGGGGCTGCTGTGCAACGCCGGCCCCGACCAGAAGCGCGACGTGCCCCGCGGCATCAGGATGATGACCGCCGGCGCCGCCCCGCCCGCCGCCGTCATCGAAAAGATGGAGGGGCTGGGCTTCGACATCACCCACGTCTATGGCCTGACCGAGGTGTACGGCCCCGTCACCATCTGCGCCTGGCACGACGACTGGAACGGCCTGCCGCTGGAGGAGAAGGCGCGGCTGAAGGCCCGCCAGGGCGTGCGCTACGCCACGCTGGAGGGGCTGATGGTCGCCGACCCGGCCACACTGGAACCGGTGCCCGCCGACGGCACGACCATGGGCGAGGTGTTCATGCGCGGCAACACCGTCATGAAGGGCTATCTGAAGAACCCCAAGGCCACCGACGAGGCGTTCCAGGGCGGCTGGTTCCACACCGGCGACCTGGGGGTGCTCCACCCGGACGGCTACATCGAGCTGAAGGACCGGTCCAAGGACATCATCATCTCCGGCGGCGAGAACATCTCCACCATCGAGGTGGAGGGCGTGCTCTACCGCCACCCCGCCGTGCTGGAAGCCGCCGTCGTCGCCCGCCCCGACGAGAAATGGGGCGAGACGCCCTGCGCCTTCGTCACCCTGCGCGAAGGGATGGACGCCGGCGAGGACGACATCATCCACTGGTGCCGCCAGCATCTGGCCCATTTCAAATGCCCGCGCACCGTGGTGTTCGCGCCCCTGCCCAAAACCTCCACCGGCAAGATCCAGAAGTTCGCGCTGCGCGCCCACGCCCGCGCCCTGAACGATCTGGCGGAGGCCGAAAAAGCCCGCCAGGGGTAA
- a CDS encoding DUF29 domain-containing protein has translation MPRPPSSPTIPYFPDDSGDRAAWLTRQAGLLRSGHVTAVDAPRIAHELEALVASERRELVRHLAAVMLVMLKWRFRPDGRSVAWRQAIAQGRDGIDDILADSPILRAELEALVRRAYPRAVRDAALECGLPASSFPAEWPFAVEDILNGDM, from the coding sequence ATGCCCCGCCCCCCCTCCTCCCCCACCATCCCCTATTTCCCCGACGACAGCGGCGACCGTGCCGCGTGGCTGACGCGGCAGGCCGGGCTGTTGCGCTCGGGCCACGTGACGGCGGTGGACGCCCCCCGCATCGCCCACGAACTGGAAGCGCTGGTCGCCAGCGAACGGCGGGAACTGGTGCGCCATCTGGCGGCGGTGATGCTGGTGATGCTGAAATGGCGCTTCCGCCCCGACGGGCGGTCGGTGGCCTGGCGCCAGGCCATCGCACAGGGGCGCGACGGCATCGACGACATCCTGGCCGACAGCCCCATCCTGCGCGCCGAGCTTGAAGCACTGGTCCGCCGCGCCTATCCCCGCGCGGTGCGCGACGCGGCGCTGGAGTGCGGCCTGCCCGCCTCCTCCTTTCCCGCCGAATGGCCCTTTGCCGTCGAGGACATCCTGAACGGCGATATGTAA
- a CDS encoding helix-turn-helix domain-containing GNAT family N-acetyltransferase, with product MAPTDDMAIDVIRAASRRLVRELGFMGQTLAGTGLSPSSVHALIAVGEGEAVTAAALCDLLRLEKSSVSRLVRKLVAAGLMTEGASGRDGRVKPLALTGRGRETLEAIHRFARSQVRRAMDVLPPAVRGTVAEGLNAYAAALRASRAGVPAVAAPGAEIVCGYQPGVIGRCVEMHARYYARTAGFGAVFESTVAAGMAAFTPRLDRAGNGLWVAVRQGQIIGTLAIDGEDLNQDGAQGGRVAHLRWFIVDDGARGGGTGRRLLSAAMAFCDAQGFAATRLWTFRGLDAARRLYEEAGFVLEREWRGGQWGTEVMEQCFSRPCPV from the coding sequence ATGGCGCCCACCGATGACATGGCCATCGACGTGATCCGCGCCGCCTCCCGCCGGCTGGTGCGGGAACTGGGCTTCATGGGGCAAACCCTGGCGGGGACCGGTCTCTCCCCGTCCTCCGTCCATGCCCTGATCGCGGTGGGGGAGGGGGAGGCGGTGACCGCCGCCGCCTTGTGCGATCTTCTGCGCCTGGAAAAATCCAGCGTCAGCCGGCTGGTCCGCAAGCTGGTGGCCGCCGGCCTGATGACCGAAGGGGCCAGCGGCCGGGATGGACGGGTGAAGCCGCTGGCCCTGACCGGCAGGGGCCGGGAAACGCTGGAGGCCATCCACCGCTTCGCCCGTTCGCAGGTGCGCCGGGCCATGGACGTGCTGCCGCCCGCCGTCCGGGGCACGGTGGCGGAGGGGCTGAACGCCTATGCCGCCGCGCTGCGGGCCAGCCGCGCGGGCGTCCCGGCGGTGGCGGCGCCGGGTGCGGAGATCGTCTGCGGCTACCAGCCGGGGGTGATCGGGCGCTGCGTGGAGATGCACGCCCGCTATTACGCCCGCACCGCCGGTTTCGGGGCGGTGTTCGAAAGCACGGTGGCCGCCGGGATGGCCGCGTTCACGCCACGGCTGGACCGGGCGGGCAACGGCCTGTGGGTGGCGGTGCGCCAGGGGCAAATCATTGGCACGCTTGCCATCGACGGCGAAGACCTGAACCAGGACGGCGCGCAGGGGGGCCGAGTGGCCCACCTGCGCTGGTTCATTGTGGACGACGGCGCCCGCGGCGGCGGAACCGGGCGCCGGCTGCTGAGCGCCGCCATGGCCTTCTGCGACGCCCAGGGCTTTGCCGCGACGCGGCTGTGGACCTTCCGCGGGCTGGACGCGGCGCGCCGGCTCTATGAGGAGGCGGGGTTCGTTCTGGAGCGCGAATGGCGGGGAGGGCAGTGGGGGACCGAGGTGATGGAGCAGTGTTTCAGCCGCCCGTGCCCCGTCTGA
- a CDS encoding OsmC family protein, whose product MAVRESTARWSGALKDGSGTMRLGSGAFEGPYSYPSRFEDGAGTNPEELIGAAHAGCFSMALAAGLGKAGFTPASIATTARVHFGSSGGVVAISRIDLDTEAAVPGIDDAAFQKIAAETKEICPVSKALAGVEITLSARLA is encoded by the coding sequence ATGGCCGTACGGGAATCCACCGCACGTTGGTCGGGCGCGTTGAAGGACGGCAGCGGCACCATGCGCCTGGGCAGCGGCGCGTTCGAAGGGCCGTACTCCTACCCCTCGCGGTTCGAGGACGGGGCCGGCACCAACCCGGAAGAACTGATCGGGGCGGCCCACGCCGGCTGCTTCTCCATGGCGCTGGCCGCCGGGCTGGGCAAGGCCGGGTTCACGCCGGCCAGCATCGCCACCACCGCGCGGGTCCATTTCGGATCGTCCGGCGGGGTGGTCGCCATTTCCCGCATCGACCTGGACACGGAAGCGGCGGTGCCGGGCATCGACGATGCGGCGTTCCAGAAGATCGCCGCCGAAACCAAGGAGATCTGCCCGGTGTCCAAGGCGCTGGCCGGGGTGGAGATCACCCTGTCGGCCCGGCTGGCGTAA
- a CDS encoding GNAT family N-acetyltransferase has translation MTTDHRLSALRAPPPAYRPLIDSDMGAVAYLERQGFGTPREVLDHYRALFGDEVMRVTDRAGRITGFAAMWPFPQWFGGAPVPSRAIASVVTDPTLRGQGDGTALVAGLLREAADGGAGVAVLYASTRSLYRKMGFAPAGVITAFRTPARALSADRLSAFPRLADSQDTGRLAALRRPLLARSNGMAERTPAMWSLALRDDSRPADVFLLPGPDEDGPAEGYLAVCPPDDRRLVVVDQCVLTPHAARTAAAFLAGYAMQVDWVVWKGAYADPLALGAVDSGTAIEEWEEWLLRVVDVERALSTRGYPAGLSGSVVLDVTDPLLPANNGRFRLDVTNGRAAVRRLDGPGPFDLALSVCALASLFTGHTAPAALSRTHEIISLNDSFLTLLFSGPHPWMPDRF, from the coding sequence ATGACGACCGACCACCGCCTTTCAGCGCTTCGCGCACCGCCGCCGGCCTACCGCCCCCTGATCGACAGCGACATGGGCGCCGTGGCCTATCTGGAACGTCAGGGCTTCGGAACCCCGCGGGAGGTGCTGGACCATTACCGCGCCCTGTTCGGGGACGAGGTGATGCGGGTCACCGACCGCGCCGGGCGCATCACCGGCTTTGCCGCCATGTGGCCGTTTCCCCAATGGTTCGGCGGCGCCCCGGTGCCGTCGCGGGCCATCGCGTCCGTCGTCACCGACCCCACCCTGCGCGGCCAGGGCGACGGCACCGCCCTGGTGGCCGGCCTGCTGCGCGAAGCGGCGGACGGCGGCGCCGGGGTGGCGGTGCTCTATGCCTCCACCCGCTCCCTCTACCGCAAGATGGGGTTCGCCCCGGCGGGGGTGATCACCGCCTTCCGCACCCCGGCCCGCGCCCTGTCGGCGGACCGGCTGAGCGCCTTTCCCCGTCTGGCGGACAGCCAGGACACGGGCCGTCTGGCCGCGCTGCGCCGCCCCTTGCTGGCCCGGAGCAACGGCATGGCCGAACGCACGCCGGCCATGTGGTCGCTGGCGCTGCGCGACGACAGCCGCCCCGCCGACGTCTTCCTGCTGCCCGGACCGGACGAGGACGGCCCCGCCGAAGGGTATCTGGCCGTCTGCCCGCCCGACGACCGCCGGCTGGTGGTGGTGGACCAATGCGTCCTGACCCCCCACGCCGCCCGCACCGCCGCCGCCTTCCTGGCCGGCTATGCCATGCAGGTGGATTGGGTGGTGTGGAAAGGTGCCTATGCCGACCCGTTGGCCCTGGGGGCCGTGGACAGCGGCACCGCCATCGAGGAATGGGAGGAATGGCTGCTGCGCGTCGTCGATGTGGAGCGCGCCCTGTCCACCCGCGGCTATCCCGCGGGGCTCAGCGGGTCCGTGGTGCTGGACGTGACCGACCCGCTGCTGCCGGCCAACAACGGGCGGTTCCGGCTGGATGTGACCAATGGGCGCGCGGCGGTCCGCCGCCTGGACGGCCCCGGCCCCTTCGATCTAGCGTTGTCTGTTTGCGCATTGGCATCCCTCTTCACCGGCCATACCGCACCGGCAGCCTTGTCGCGGACCCATGAGATCATCAGCCTTAACGATAGTTTCCTAACTTTACTTTTTTCCGGGCCGCATCCCTGGATGCCGGACCGCTTCTAA
- a CDS encoding methyl-accepting chemotaxis protein: MSRRTGEEVSVMTIGTRIALGFATVLLLTVAVAFVGWNSLGTYASRVDVASTTAELDARLKAVRLEEARFVTDRAADAATSVPGMLDALRAETQRIRESLAGSDGERLVGDIQAGINGYRAAFANFVTQENEAAARTRSMADRAKELRGVAERIGQQQAERYDHNMVSLHDAAEAARHADDTANRADRLIEHLLQARRHQADFLRTRSPDAVKATEASLAELAEDVKGMVEDVKGTNDEELASTLAASVKAYQDTFAEQSSQSTHDDADTFEARVTILDKQADLVQEHAHEIQESQLNVATALREAANFAQSEVNEAIVLRNLSMRLVQSVQAAMLGERDFRMKGGEPARSVVIEATRETLRLAEQAGAILVDAEGKAAVTAAKTALTAYNNEFTALVNAVENQQKASTAMAKAATDVSEQVNRLVTLQRTEREDGRTQAGTFIASGLGVALVLGLLLAWFIDRAITVPMHAITRAMNRLAEGDLSVDIPGADRKDELRHMAGALSVFKENAQEMRRMEQEREEMRRQIDADRRRAMNEFANGFEMSVSTVVQTLTDSADSMARDAQEMSSDAALTNAKSAAVATASEQATSNVQTVAAAAEELSASIAEISRQLTASSSVAQDAADKALQTNSIVEGLAEAAQRIGQVVDLIGEIAEQTNLLALNATIEAARAGEAGKGFAVVATEVKNLAGQTAKATEEISSQVAQMQAATGGAVGAIRTISDSVGTISNTVTDIARAMEQQGFATREIAQNVHQAAAGTQEVKRHISEVTTAASKTGSAADAVLRASRELAKQADTLRSEVKGFLNKVRAA, encoded by the coding sequence ATGAGCCGCAGGACGGGGGAGGAGGTCAGCGTCATGACCATCGGTACACGAATAGCACTTGGCTTCGCCACGGTCCTGCTGCTCACGGTGGCCGTCGCCTTCGTCGGGTGGAACAGCCTTGGCACCTATGCCAGCCGGGTTGACGTTGCATCCACCACCGCGGAACTGGACGCCCGGCTGAAGGCCGTCCGGCTGGAAGAGGCGCGTTTCGTCACCGACCGCGCCGCCGACGCCGCGACATCCGTGCCGGGGATGCTGGACGCGCTCCGCGCCGAAACCCAGCGCATCCGCGAATCCCTGGCCGGCTCCGACGGCGAGCGGCTGGTGGGCGACATCCAGGCCGGCATCAACGGCTACCGCGCCGCCTTCGCCAATTTCGTGACGCAGGAGAACGAGGCGGCGGCCCGCACCCGGTCCATGGCCGACCGCGCCAAGGAACTGCGCGGCGTGGCCGAACGCATCGGCCAGCAGCAGGCCGAACGCTACGACCACAACATGGTCAGCCTGCACGACGCCGCCGAAGCCGCCCGCCACGCCGACGACACCGCCAACCGCGCCGACCGGCTGATCGAACACCTGCTCCAGGCCCGCCGCCATCAGGCCGATTTCCTGCGCACCCGCTCCCCCGACGCGGTGAAGGCCACCGAAGCCTCGCTGGCCGAACTGGCCGAAGACGTCAAGGGCATGGTCGAGGACGTCAAGGGCACCAACGACGAGGAGCTGGCCTCCACGCTGGCCGCCTCGGTCAAGGCGTACCAGGACACCTTCGCCGAACAGTCGTCGCAGTCCACCCACGACGACGCCGACACCTTCGAGGCCCGCGTCACCATCCTGGACAAGCAGGCCGATCTGGTGCAGGAGCACGCCCACGAGATCCAGGAAAGCCAGCTCAACGTCGCCACCGCCCTGCGCGAGGCCGCCAACTTCGCCCAGAGCGAGGTGAACGAGGCCATCGTCCTGCGCAACCTGTCCATGCGGCTGGTGCAGTCGGTGCAGGCCGCCATGCTGGGCGAGCGGGATTTCCGCATGAAGGGGGGCGAGCCCGCCCGCAGCGTGGTGATCGAGGCCACCCGCGAAACCCTGCGTCTGGCCGAACAGGCCGGCGCCATCCTGGTAGACGCCGAGGGCAAGGCCGCCGTCACCGCCGCCAAGACCGCGCTGACCGCCTACAACAACGAATTCACCGCCCTGGTCAACGCCGTGGAGAACCAGCAGAAGGCCTCCACCGCCATGGCCAAGGCCGCCACCGACGTCAGCGAGCAGGTCAACCGTCTGGTCACCCTCCAGCGCACCGAGCGCGAGGACGGGCGCACCCAGGCCGGCACCTTCATCGCGTCCGGCCTGGGCGTGGCGCTGGTGCTGGGGCTTTTGCTGGCGTGGTTCATCGACCGGGCCATCACCGTGCCCATGCACGCCATCACCCGCGCCATGAACCGGCTGGCCGAGGGCGACCTGTCGGTGGACATCCCCGGCGCCGACCGCAAGGACGAGCTGCGCCACATGGCCGGCGCGCTCAGCGTGTTCAAGGAAAACGCCCAGGAAATGCGCCGCATGGAGCAGGAACGGGAGGAGATGCGCCGCCAGATCGACGCCGACCGCCGCCGCGCCATGAACGAATTCGCCAACGGCTTCGAAATGTCGGTCAGCACCGTGGTGCAGACCCTGACCGATTCCGCCGATTCCATGGCCCGCGACGCCCAGGAGATGTCGTCGGACGCGGCCCTGACCAACGCCAAGTCGGCGGCCGTCGCCACCGCATCGGAACAGGCCACCAGCAACGTCCAGACCGTGGCCGCCGCCGCGGAGGAATTGTCGGCCAGCATCGCCGAAATCTCCCGCCAGCTCACCGCCTCCTCCTCCGTCGCCCAGGACGCCGCCGACAAGGCGCTCCAGACCAACAGCATCGTCGAGGGTCTGGCCGAGGCCGCCCAGCGCATCGGTCAGGTGGTGGACCTGATCGGCGAGATCGCCGAACAGACCAACCTGCTGGCGCTCAACGCCACCATCGAAGCGGCGCGGGCGGGGGAAGCCGGCAAGGGCTTCGCCGTCGTGGCGACCGAGGTCAAGAACCTTGCCGGCCAGACCGCCAAGGCCACCGAGGAAATCTCCAGCCAGGTGGCCCAGATGCAGGCCGCCACCGGCGGCGCCGTGGGCGCCATCCGCACCATCAGCGACTCCGTCGGCACCATCAGCAACACCGTGACCGACATCGCCCGCGCCATGGAGCAGCAGGGCTTCGCCACCCGCGAAATCGCCCAGAACGTCCATCAGGCCGCCGCCGGCACCCAGGAGGTGAAGCGCCACATCTCCGAGGTCACCACCGCCGCCAGCAAGACCGGCTCCGCCGCCGACGCCGTGCTGCGCGCCAGCCGCGAACTGGCCAAGCAGGCCGACACCCTGCGGTCGGAGGTGAAGGGGTTCCTCAACAAGGTGCGGGCGGCGTAA
- a CDS encoding ABC transporter permease codes for MTSQTFDAPSSAPPVLARRTVFSGWTLATLVIAALVALPVMVVASRVFVPTNGVWDHLVQTVLWEYLGNTVRLVVLVGLGTAVIGVGTAWLVTMCRFPGSRVLEWALLLPMAVPAYVMAYTYTDLLQFVGPIQTGLRALFHWTRRDYWFPDIRTVEGAAAMLTLVLYPYVYLLSRAAFLEQSVCVLEVSRTLGRGPWRSFFTVALPLARPGIVAGLALVMMEVLADFGTVQYFAVNTFTTGIYRTWFAMGEPTAAAQLAAVLMLFVLVLILMERWSRKQAKFHHTTTRYRRLPAQPLTGWKAAAALTACVLPLVLGFVVPGGILLEMALRTGDERLGRTFIDIATNSFTLAAIASAMAVTLAVLLAYGQRLQPTPLLKGAVRVAAMGYAIPGSVIAVGVLIPFTHLDNAIDQFLRATIGVSSGLLLSGTIAAVLFAYMVRFLAVSFNTIEASLGKIRPTMDHAARVLGSTPGRTLVRVHAPIMTGSLLTAALLVFVDVMKELPATMIVRPFNFDTLAVRAYQMASDERLAEAATASLAIVAVGIVPVILLSRSIRKSRPGGA; via the coding sequence GTGACCAGCCAGACGTTCGATGCCCCCTCCTCCGCCCCGCCGGTCCTGGCGCGGCGCACGGTCTTCAGCGGCTGGACGCTGGCAACCCTCGTCATCGCCGCCCTGGTGGCGTTGCCGGTGATGGTGGTGGCAAGCCGGGTGTTCGTACCCACCAACGGCGTCTGGGACCATCTGGTCCAGACCGTGCTGTGGGAATATCTGGGCAACACCGTGCGGCTGGTGGTGCTGGTGGGGCTTGGAACCGCCGTCATCGGCGTCGGCACCGCATGGCTGGTCACCATGTGCCGCTTCCCCGGCAGCCGGGTGCTGGAATGGGCGCTGCTGCTGCCCATGGCGGTGCCGGCCTATGTCATGGCCTATACCTACACCGACCTGCTGCAGTTCGTCGGGCCGATCCAGACGGGCCTGCGCGCCCTGTTCCACTGGACCCGGCGCGATTACTGGTTCCCCGACATCCGCACGGTGGAAGGGGCGGCGGCCATGCTGACGCTGGTGCTCTACCCCTATGTCTATCTGCTGTCGCGGGCGGCGTTTTTGGAACAGTCGGTGTGCGTGCTGGAGGTCAGCCGCACGCTGGGCCGCGGGCCGTGGCGCAGCTTCTTCACCGTGGCCCTGCCGCTGGCCCGCCCCGGCATCGTCGCCGGGCTGGCGCTGGTGATGATGGAGGTGCTGGCCGATTTCGGCACCGTGCAGTATTTCGCCGTCAACACCTTCACCACCGGCATCTACCGCACGTGGTTCGCCATGGGCGAGCCGACCGCCGCCGCCCAGTTGGCCGCCGTGCTGATGCTGTTCGTGCTGGTGCTGATCCTGATGGAGCGCTGGTCGCGCAAGCAGGCCAAGTTCCACCACACCACCACCCGCTACCGCCGCCTGCCCGCCCAGCCGCTGACGGGGTGGAAGGCGGCGGCGGCGCTGACCGCCTGTGTCCTGCCGCTGGTGCTGGGGTTCGTGGTGCCGGGGGGGATCCTGCTGGAGATGGCGCTGCGCACGGGCGACGAGCGGCTGGGGCGCACCTTCATCGACATCGCTACCAACAGCTTCACGCTGGCCGCCATCGCCTCGGCCATGGCGGTGACGCTGGCGGTGCTGCTGGCCTATGGCCAGCGGCTCCAGCCGACGCCGCTGCTGAAAGGGGCGGTGCGCGTGGCCGCCATGGGCTACGCCATTCCGGGATCGGTGATCGCGGTGGGGGTGCTGATCCCCTTCACCCACCTGGACAACGCCATCGACCAGTTCCTGCGCGCCACCATCGGCGTGTCCAGCGGCCTGCTGCTCAGCGGCACCATCGCGGCGGTGCTGTTCGCCTATATGGTCCGGTTCCTGGCGGTGTCGTTCAACACCATCGAGGCCAGCCTGGGCAAGATCCGCCCCACCATGGACCACGCCGCCCGCGTGCTGGGCAGCACGCCGGGCCGCACCCTGGTGCGCGTCCACGCCCCCATCATGACCGGCAGCCTGCTGACCGCCGCATTGCTGGTGTTCGTGGACGTGATGAAGGAATTGCCGGCCACCATGATCGTGCGCCCGTTCAATTTCGACACGCTGGCGGTGCGCGCCTACCAGATGGCGTCCGACGAACGTCTGGCCGAAGCCGCCACCGCCTCGCTGGCCATCGTGGCGGTGGGCATCGTGCCGGTGATCCTGCTCAGCCGCTCCATCCGCAAATCGCGGCCCGGCGGGGCATGA
- a CDS encoding propionyl-CoA synthetase, with protein sequence MTTTSAAAYDQLHDRSLSDPAGFWGDAAEEITWFKRWDTVLDGSNPPFYRWFKGGVLNTCYNAVDRHVEQGRADQAAIIYDSPVTGVVQTITYAELKDQVARLAGALRARGVEKGDRVIVYMPMIPQAVMAMLACARLGAVHSVVFGGFAPNELATRIDDAKPKAIISASCGIEPNRVVKYKPMLDSAIELSSHKPSACIIFQRPQETATLVDGRDVEWFAAQEGVEPAECVPVEATDPLYILYTSGTTGQPKGVVRDNGGHAVALKWTMSNIYDMKPGEVFWAASDVGWVVGHSYICYAPLLHGCTTLMFEGKPVGTPDAGTFWRVIQQHKVSTLFTAPTAFRAIKREDPNGTFIGKYDLSCLRALFLAGERSDPDTLHWAEDKLNVPVIDHWWQTETGWAITGNPLGVHLFPIKYGSATRPMPGWDIRILNAEQQEVPRGDTGAICAKLPLPPGTFPTLWNAEERYVKAYMTDYPGYYQTGDAGFVDDDGYVYIMARTDDIINVAGHRLSTGGMEEVLASHPDVAECAVIGVADQLKGQVPLGLLVLKAGVTRSNEDIVKEVVALVREKIGPVADFKRAVVVERLPKTRSGKILRGTMQKIADDQEYKTPATIDDPAILSEIADALQGLGYAKDHHGAA encoded by the coding sequence ATGACCACCACGTCAGCCGCCGCCTATGATCAGTTGCACGACCGTTCGCTCTCCGACCCGGCGGGGTTCTGGGGGGATGCGGCGGAGGAAATCACTTGGTTCAAGCGCTGGGATACGGTGCTGGACGGCTCCAATCCCCCGTTCTACCGCTGGTTCAAGGGCGGCGTGCTCAACACCTGCTACAACGCCGTTGACCGCCACGTCGAACAGGGCCGCGCCGATCAGGCGGCCATCATCTACGACAGCCCCGTCACCGGGGTGGTGCAGACCATCACTTATGCCGAGCTGAAGGATCAGGTCGCCCGGCTGGCCGGTGCCCTGCGCGCCCGCGGCGTGGAAAAGGGTGACCGCGTCATCGTCTACATGCCCATGATCCCGCAGGCGGTGATGGCCATGCTGGCCTGCGCGCGGTTGGGGGCGGTGCATTCGGTGGTGTTCGGCGGCTTCGCCCCCAACGAACTGGCCACCCGCATCGACGACGCCAAGCCCAAGGCCATCATCTCCGCCTCCTGCGGCATCGAGCCGAACCGGGTGGTGAAGTACAAGCCGATGCTGGATTCCGCCATCGAGCTGTCGTCCCACAAGCCCTCGGCCTGCATCATCTTCCAGCGTCCGCAGGAAACCGCCACCCTGGTGGACGGCCGCGACGTGGAATGGTTTGCTGCGCAGGAAGGCGTGGAGCCGGCGGAATGCGTGCCGGTGGAAGCCACCGATCCGCTGTACATCCTCTACACCTCGGGCACCACGGGGCAGCCCAAGGGCGTCGTGCGCGACAACGGCGGCCACGCGGTGGCGCTGAAGTGGACGATGAGCAACATCTACGACATGAAGCCGGGCGAGGTGTTCTGGGCGGCGTCGGACGTGGGCTGGGTGGTCGGCCACTCCTACATCTGCTACGCCCCGCTGCTGCACGGCTGCACCACGCTGATGTTCGAAGGCAAGCCGGTGGGCACGCCCGACGCCGGCACCTTCTGGCGCGTGATCCAGCAGCACAAGGTCTCCACCCTCTTCACCGCGCCGACGGCGTTCCGCGCCATCAAGCGCGAAGACCCCAACGGCACCTTCATCGGCAAGTACGACCTGTCGTGCCTGCGCGCGCTGTTCCTGGCCGGCGAGCGGTCGGACCCCGACACGCTGCACTGGGCCGAGGACAAGCTGAACGTTCCGGTCATCGACCATTGGTGGCAGACGGAAACCGGCTGGGCCATCACCGGCAACCCGCTGGGCGTCCATCTGTTCCCCATCAAGTACGGCTCGGCCACCCGCCCGATGCCCGGCTGGGACATCCGCATCCTGAACGCCGAGCAGCAGGAGGTGCCGCGCGGCGACACCGGGGCCATCTGCGCCAAGCTGCCGCTGCCTCCCGGCACCTTCCCCACCCTGTGGAACGCGGAAGAGCGCTATGTGAAGGCGTACATGACCGATTATCCCGGCTATTACCAGACGGGGGATGCCGGTTTCGTCGATGACGACGGCTACGTCTACATCATGGCCCGCACCGACGACATCATCAACGTCGCCGGCCACCGCCTGTCCACCGGCGGGATGGAGGAGGTTCTGGCTTCCCACCCCGACGTGGCGGAATGCGCGGTGATCGGCGTCGCCGACCAGCTCAAGGGCCAGGTGCCGCTGGGGCTGCTGGTGCTCAAGGCCGGCGTCACCCGCTCCAACGAGGATATCGTCAAGGAAGTGGTGGCGCTGGTGCGCGAAAAGATCGGCCCCGTCGCCGACTTCAAGCGCGCGGTGGTCGTGGAGCGTCTGCCCAAGACCCGCTCGGGCAAGATCCTGCGCGGCACCATGCAGAAGATCGCCGACGACCAGGAATACAAGACCCCCGCCACCATCGACGATCCGGCCATCCTGTCGGAAATCGCCGACGCGCTGCAGGGCCTGGGCTACGCCAAGGACCACCACGGCGCCGCCTGA